The Drosophila teissieri strain GT53w chromosome X, Prin_Dtei_1.1, whole genome shotgun sequence genome has a segment encoding these proteins:
- the LOC122624070 gene encoding uncharacterized protein LOC122624070, which yields MAKDQEGQTYQPSAPESTEDQKREQRARLIKALSRFKPRDANPLQFYNCVRELCIMHNCSIDEGLERAALTWPGLSMQQRELYDSQRHAELPIPVPRHLIYRAFQKESKGLWSLGRSSVGGGKQSTRYTLESYKPPPKPSRLKTQLNERRPKYDNLLDLPPKVAAMRVPPEPNRKFSRVSPASGRRIRSLTPPAVRRVRSIRQILSMASVDMKKNARMRNAGKCNRSKKTEAAEAGKLQADKLATGVSKLPKKKAIKRKGVASKAKRLAKAEDLQTSHNWDEAIGSVRRRLMMHKPLKARS from the exons ATGGCCAAGGACCAGGAAGGACAGACATATCAACCATCCGCCCCGGAGTCCACCGAGGATCAGAAGCGGGAGCAGCGTGCCCGTCTCATCAAGGCACTGAGCCGCTTCAAGCCACGCGATGCGAATCCGCTGCAGTTCTACAACTGCGTCCGCGAACTGTGCATCATGCACAACTGCAGCATCGACGAGGGCCTGGAACGAGCGGCGTTGACTTGGCCAGGACTCAGTATGCAACAGCGGGAGCTATACGATTCG CAACGCCATGCAGAGCTTCCGATCCCCGTGCCACGTCACCTCATCTACCGCGCCTTCCAGAAGGAGAGCAAGGGTCTCTGGTCCCTGGGCCGCTCGTCGGTGGGCGGCGGCAAGCAGAGCACCCGCTATACCCTGGAATCCTACAAGCCGCCACCCAAGCCGTCGCGCCTCAAGACGCAGCTGAATGAGCGGCGCCCCAAGTACGATAATCTGCTGGATTTGCCGCCGAAAGTGGCAGCAATGCGTGTGCCGCCGGAGCCGAATCGCAAGTTTTCCAGGGTATCACCAGCTTCCGGTCGCCGGATACGGAGTTTAACGCCACCGGCCGTTCGGCGTGTCCGTTCCATCCGGCAAATTCTCTCAATGGCCAGTGTGGATATGAAGAAGAACGCAAGGATGCGAAATGCGGGCAAATGCAATCGAAGCAAGAAAACTGAAGCTGCGGAAGCCGGCAAATTGCAAGCGGATAAACTGGCAACTGGAGTTAGCAAGCTGCCCAAGAAGAAGGCGATCAAACGCAAGGGCGTCGCCTCCAAGGCAAAGCGATTGGCCAAGGCTGAGGATCTGCAGACGTCGCATAACTGGGACGAGGCCATCGGAAGCGTGCGTCGGCGCCTCATGATGCACAAGCCCTTAAAGGCCAGATCCTAA